In Gallaecimonas pentaromativorans, a single window of DNA contains:
- the secD gene encoding protein translocase subunit SecD translates to MPYPRGNAPVLINRLAGWKYAVLLISLVLLTLSALPTLFGDSPRIAITAKAPVSASALKALLGEVEITAIKASGNQADIVLANASDALPTQKALKAALPGATVVLDQQSKAPIWLQELGMRPIHLGLDLRGGVQFILAVDTQAALNAQLSSARDDISEMMDVASVQLSGQALVIHPRHGSSLSQLQQRLTRQYPKWQQRLDGDAIRLAISDQEQQSQVQLAMDQTLGIMRSRINELGITEAAVMRDGKERIRIEIPGVQDPTAARNIIGATASLEFRQAFTGPGAGRVPVNGEQGQPLWLSRKPVLTGSHIINARSGVDDMGRPQVSIAVDSQGAAQIGDFSRQHVGDAMATLFTEYQKSAEGNTVKTSRVINVATIQSALPASFRITGIGSQQQAQQLSLLLRAGSLTAPVTIIAQSTLGPSLGSENIHNGLMALSLGLGTCLLFVALWYRRFGWVANLALVANLFMLLGLMALVPGSVLTLPGIAGLVLTVGMAVDTNVLIFERVKELLREGKSLGQSIHLGYDNAFRTILDANLTTLITAIILYGLGRGPVQGFAISLGLGLLTSMLTGILGTRAIINPIWGRDNRKGVKI, encoded by the coding sequence ATGCCTTATCCACGGGGCAATGCCCCTGTGCTCATCAACCGGCTGGCCGGTTGGAAATACGCCGTGCTGCTCATCAGCCTAGTACTGCTGACCTTAAGCGCCCTGCCTACCCTCTTTGGCGACAGCCCAAGGATTGCTATCACCGCCAAGGCGCCCGTGAGCGCCAGCGCCTTAAAAGCCCTGCTGGGCGAGGTGGAGATCACCGCCATCAAGGCAAGCGGCAACCAAGCCGATATCGTGCTGGCAAACGCCAGTGACGCCCTGCCCACCCAAAAAGCCCTTAAGGCCGCCCTGCCCGGCGCGACCGTGGTGCTGGACCAACAAAGCAAAGCCCCAATATGGCTGCAAGAGCTTGGCATGCGCCCCATCCACCTGGGCCTTGACCTTCGCGGCGGCGTGCAGTTTATCCTCGCCGTGGATACCCAGGCGGCCCTTAATGCCCAGCTCAGCAGCGCCCGCGACGACATCAGCGAGATGATGGATGTGGCCAGCGTGCAGCTAAGCGGCCAGGCCCTGGTTATCCACCCGCGCCATGGCAGCAGCCTTAGCCAGTTGCAGCAGCGGTTAACCCGCCAATACCCCAAGTGGCAGCAGCGCCTTGACGGCGATGCCATCCGCTTGGCCATCAGCGACCAAGAGCAGCAAAGCCAGGTGCAGCTGGCCATGGACCAAACCCTTGGCATCATGCGAAGCCGCATCAACGAGCTGGGGATCACCGAAGCGGCGGTGATGCGCGACGGCAAGGAGCGCATTCGCATCGAGATCCCAGGCGTGCAAGACCCCACCGCCGCCCGCAACATCATCGGCGCCACGGCATCCCTGGAGTTTCGCCAAGCCTTTACCGGGCCGGGCGCCGGGCGGGTGCCGGTGAACGGCGAGCAGGGCCAGCCCCTGTGGCTGAGCCGCAAACCGGTACTGACCGGCAGCCATATCATCAATGCGCGCTCCGGGGTGGACGACATGGGCCGCCCCCAGGTGTCGATTGCGGTAGACAGCCAAGGCGCCGCGCAAATAGGGGATTTCAGCCGCCAGCACGTGGGGGATGCCATGGCCACCCTCTTTACCGAGTACCAAAAGAGCGCTGAGGGCAACACCGTTAAAACCAGCCGGGTGATCAACGTGGCCACCATTCAAAGCGCCCTGCCGGCCAGCTTTCGCATCACCGGCATCGGCAGCCAGCAGCAGGCCCAGCAACTGTCTTTGCTGCTACGGGCCGGCTCCTTGACAGCGCCGGTCACCATCATCGCCCAAAGTACCCTGGGCCCGAGCCTTGGCAGTGAGAATATCCATAACGGCCTGATGGCCCTGAGCCTGGGCCTTGGCACCTGCCTGCTGTTTGTGGCGCTGTGGTACCGGCGTTTTGGCTGGGTGGCCAACCTGGCACTGGTGGCTAACCTGTTCATGCTGCTGGGGCTGATGGCGCTGGTGCCGGGCAGTGTACTGACCCTGCCCGGCATCGCCGGCCTGGTGCTGACGGTGGGCATGGCGGTAGACACCAACGTGCTTATCTTCGAGCGGGTCAAGGAGCTGCTGCGGGAAGGTAAAAGCCTGGGCCAGTCCATTCACCTGGGTTACGACAACGCCTTTCGCACCATCTTGGACGCCAACCTCACCACCCTTATCACCGCCATCATCCTCTATGGCCTGGGCCGAGGCCCGGTGCAGGGCTTTGCCATCAGCCTGGGGCTGGGGCTACTGACCAGCATGCTCACCGGCATCCTCGGCACCCGCGCCATCATCAACCCCATCTGGGGCCGCGATAACCGTAAAGGGGTCAAGATCTAA
- a CDS encoding nitrilase-related carbon-nitrogen hydrolase, whose amino-acid sequence MVNIASCQYRVEALPSFAAWAEKQARLVAACHGDLLLYPEYASLELLGWLPSRTAKHLGRSLDALQGGREVFVETFRALSAGFHKAIVLPSIPWRLDDGRVVNRAWYADNGHIRGFSDKQLLTRFETERWSISPGEPSPLLDFRAIPFSVQICYDIEFPQLCRRHVEAGARFVLVPSCTDTLAGFHRVRIGCQARALENQTLVVQSPLVGEAPFAPAIFKNQGKAGFFTAPDYGLPDNGVLAESEQLAPPQSLWLNQQIDLDALEAVRRDGQVLNHRDWPKQWP is encoded by the coding sequence ATGGTGAATATTGCCAGCTGCCAATACCGGGTTGAAGCGCTGCCCTCCTTTGCCGCCTGGGCCGAAAAACAGGCCCGGCTGGTGGCGGCCTGTCACGGCGACTTGCTGCTCTACCCCGAGTACGCCAGCCTGGAGCTGCTGGGCTGGCTGCCAAGCCGCACCGCCAAACACCTGGGCCGCTCCTTAGACGCCCTGCAAGGCGGGCGCGAGGTGTTTGTGGAGACCTTCAGGGCTCTTTCGGCCGGCTTTCACAAGGCCATAGTGCTGCCCAGCATCCCTTGGCGCCTGGACGACGGCCGCGTTGTTAACCGCGCCTGGTATGCCGATAACGGCCACATTCGCGGCTTTAGCGACAAACAACTGCTGACCCGCTTTGAAACCGAGCGCTGGAGCATCAGCCCCGGCGAGCCGAGCCCCTTGCTGGATTTTCGCGCCATCCCCTTTTCGGTGCAGATTTGCTACGACATCGAATTCCCGCAGCTTTGCCGCCGGCACGTGGAAGCCGGCGCCCGTTTTGTGCTGGTGCCCTCTTGCACCGACACCCTGGCAGGCTTTCACCGGGTGCGCATCGGTTGCCAGGCAAGGGCTTTGGAAAACCAAACCCTGGTGGTGCAAAGCCCGCTGGTGGGCGAAGCGCCCTTTGCCCCGGCCATCTTTAAAAACCAGGGCAAAGCCGGGTTCTTTACCGCCCCCGACTACGGCCTGCCAGATAACGGCGTGCTGGCAGAGTCCGAGCAGCTTGCGCCGCCGCAAAGTCTCTGGCTTAACCAGCAGATAGATCTCGACGCCCTGGAGGCGGTGCGCCGGGACGGCCAGGTACTCAACCATCGAGACTGGCCCAAGCAATGGCCATAA
- a CDS encoding thioredoxin family protein, with the protein MKAWLLLCLLALPALALTPGDKAPDFTLQGSDGKSYQLSEFTGRYVILEWTNDQCPFVQKHYDSGNMQGLQQAYTGQGVVWLSVISSAPGKQGHVTAQQANQLSASRGAHPSAVLFDQDGAVGRRYGARTTPHLFIIDKTGTLQYMGGIDSIASADPADIPKARNYVKAAMDALLAGKTVPTPVSRPYGCSVKY; encoded by the coding sequence ATGAAAGCCTGGTTACTGCTCTGTCTGCTTGCCCTACCCGCCCTGGCACTGACGCCAGGCGACAAGGCCCCGGATTTCACCCTTCAAGGCAGCGACGGCAAAAGTTATCAGCTCAGTGAGTTTACGGGCCGTTATGTCATTCTCGAGTGGACCAACGACCAATGCCCCTTTGTGCAAAAACACTATGATTCCGGCAACATGCAGGGCCTGCAGCAGGCCTACACCGGCCAAGGCGTGGTGTGGCTGTCGGTTATCTCCTCGGCCCCTGGCAAGCAGGGCCACGTTACTGCCCAACAGGCAAACCAGCTCAGCGCCAGCCGCGGCGCCCACCCCAGCGCCGTGCTGTTTGACCAAGACGGCGCCGTTGGCCGCCGCTATGGCGCCCGCACCACGCCGCACCTTTTTATCATCGATAAAACCGGCACCTTGCAATACATGGGCGGCATCGACTCCATCGCCAGCGCCGATCCGGCCGATATCCCCAAGGCGCGCAACTATGTCAAAGCCGCCATGGACGCGCTGTTGGCCGGTAAAACGGTGCCAACGCCGGTCTCGCGCCCTTACGGCTGCTCGGTAAAATATTGA
- a CDS encoding carbon starvation protein A, translating into MLWFLLGVCTLIAGYFIYGKIIERIFGIKPARPTPAIAQNDGVDFVPMSTKKVYLVQLLNIAGLGPIFGPILGALYGPVALLWIVFGSIFAGAVHDYFSGMLSVRAGGASVPTVVGRELGKGAKHFMNGFAVLLLLLVGVVFTLGPAKLLGNLSGTSVPVWVAIIFGYYMLATIVPIDKIIGRFYPLFGALLVFMSVGLLVGLGFSDKPFYSSGITLENLHPKDLPLWPLLFITIACGALSGFHATQSPLMARCVENESNGRFVFYGAMIGEGIIAMIWATLGMSFYDSPGALQATLASGGPSAVVNEVSTSLLGSVGGILAILGVVVLPITSGDTSFRAARLILADFLNFDQKPIVKRLLIALPMFVVGFMISKMDFNVIWRYFGWANQMTAVMMLWTAAAWLKRHDKFHWVCTIPAVFMTGVVNAYLLSAEIGFNLPLSIAGPIGIVSSVLVLAWLLLRGKHQVPEEEAERLLDNA; encoded by the coding sequence ATGCTGTGGTTCCTACTCGGCGTCTGTACCCTCATCGCCGGTTACTTCATCTACGGAAAAATCATCGAACGCATCTTCGGCATCAAGCCGGCGCGTCCAACCCCTGCCATTGCCCAGAACGACGGTGTCGATTTTGTGCCCATGTCCACCAAAAAGGTGTACCTGGTGCAGCTTCTGAACATCGCCGGTCTTGGCCCCATTTTCGGCCCCATCCTCGGCGCCCTGTACGGCCCGGTAGCCCTGCTGTGGATAGTGTTCGGCTCCATCTTTGCCGGCGCCGTGCACGACTACTTCTCGGGCATGCTGTCGGTACGAGCCGGTGGCGCCTCGGTGCCCACCGTGGTGGGCCGCGAGCTTGGCAAAGGCGCCAAGCACTTTATGAACGGCTTTGCGGTATTGCTGCTATTGCTGGTGGGGGTGGTGTTCACCCTGGGGCCGGCCAAGCTGCTGGGTAATCTCTCCGGCACCTCGGTACCGGTGTGGGTGGCCATTATCTTCGGCTACTACATGCTGGCCACCATAGTGCCTATTGATAAGATCATCGGCCGCTTCTACCCGCTGTTCGGGGCGCTGCTGGTATTTATGTCGGTGGGCCTGCTGGTGGGCCTGGGCTTTAGCGACAAGCCGTTCTACTCCTCCGGCATTACCCTTGAGAACCTGCATCCCAAAGACCTGCCGCTGTGGCCGCTGCTGTTTATCACTATCGCCTGTGGGGCGCTGTCGGGCTTTCATGCCACCCAGTCGCCGCTGATGGCCCGCTGCGTGGAAAACGAAAGCAATGGCCGCTTCGTGTTCTACGGCGCCATGATTGGTGAAGGCATCATCGCCATGATCTGGGCGACCCTGGGCATGTCCTTCTACGACAGCCCCGGCGCCCTGCAAGCCACCCTGGCCTCTGGCGGCCCCTCTGCCGTGGTCAACGAAGTGTCTACCTCGCTGCTCGGTAGCGTAGGCGGCATTCTGGCCATCCTCGGGGTGGTGGTGCTGCCCATTACCTCTGGCGATACCTCGTTCCGCGCGGCGCGCCTGATCCTGGCCGACTTTTTGAATTTTGACCAAAAGCCCATCGTCAAGCGCCTGCTCATTGCCCTGCCCATGTTCGTGGTGGGCTTTATGATCAGCAAAATGGACTTTAACGTGATTTGGCGTTACTTCGGCTGGGCCAACCAGATGACCGCCGTGATGATGCTGTGGACCGCTGCCGCCTGGCTCAAACGCCACGACAAGTTCCACTGGGTCTGTACCATCCCGGCGGTGTTTATGACCGGCGTGGTGAACGCCTACCTGCTGAGCGCCGAGATTGGCTTTAACCTGCCGCTCTCTATCGCCGGGCCCATCGGTATTGTCTCTTCGGTGCTGGTACTGGCCTGGCTGCTGCTGCGCGGCAAGCACCAGGTACCGGAAGAAGAGGCCGAGCGCCTGTTGGATAACGCCTGA
- the mtgA gene encoding monofunctional biosynthetic peptidoglycan transglycosylase, with protein sequence MAKGRRGFFGWVWFALWRALVLLMLVLLVLRFVPPPTTAFMLQSPYPVHQQWLAIDKLPKTVPLAIVASEDQRFPDHFGLDFTAISKALDQFDDGGGLRGASTLTQQTAKNLLLWPGRSFVRKGLEAGLALSLEALWGKKRILEVYLNVAEFGKGIYGVEAASRHYYGKSARYLTANEAARLAVLLPSPRSRDPNRLTPYLSQRVSWVERQMRQLGSHYLDGVLE encoded by the coding sequence ATGGCAAAAGGCAGGCGCGGTTTTTTCGGCTGGGTTTGGTTTGCGTTATGGCGAGCCCTGGTGCTGCTGATGCTGGTATTGCTGGTGCTGCGTTTTGTGCCGCCGCCCACCACCGCCTTTATGCTGCAAAGCCCTTACCCGGTGCACCAGCAATGGCTGGCCATCGATAAACTGCCAAAGACGGTGCCGCTTGCCATCGTTGCCTCGGAAGACCAACGTTTCCCTGACCACTTTGGCCTCGATTTTACCGCCATCAGCAAGGCCCTGGACCAGTTTGACGACGGCGGCGGCCTGCGCGGCGCCAGCACCCTGACCCAGCAAACCGCCAAGAACCTCTTGTTATGGCCGGGACGCAGCTTTGTGCGAAAAGGCCTGGAGGCAGGGCTTGCTTTGAGCCTCGAAGCGCTGTGGGGGAAAAAACGCATCCTTGAGGTGTATTTGAACGTGGCCGAGTTCGGCAAGGGCATTTACGGGGTGGAGGCGGCAAGCCGCCACTACTACGGTAAGTCGGCTCGTTATCTCACCGCCAATGAGGCGGCGCGGCTGGCGGTGCTGCTACCGAGCCCTCGCAGCCGCGACCCCAATCGCCTGACCCCCTATCTTAGCCAGCGCGTGAGCTGGGTGGAGCGGCAGATGCGCCAGCTTGGCAGCCACTACCTCGATGGGGTGCTGGAATAA
- the secF gene encoding protein translocase subunit SecF — MKNLKTLSFWRYCALALSTVMVLSALVLLSWRGLALGQDFTGGMVQDITLSQPIKAEQLTQVLTPILKERPQVVKNGDGWRISYQQDPSPDFALAKVLSAKLGSPVTLVNSSFVGSQVGSGQVAQSALAVAMAALGILAYLAVRFEWRLATGAILALLHDVVLVLGVFSLFGFEFDLTVLAALLAVMGYSVNDSIVVADRLRETLGKRHKTPMPELVDNAIRSTFSRTLVTSGTTLFTVGAILLLGGEPLFGFALTLFVGIVVGTWSSIFVAATLGELFGLKPEHYLKKPREPKEGEHLPAAHFQ, encoded by the coding sequence ATGAAAAACCTCAAAACCCTGTCTTTTTGGCGCTACTGCGCCCTGGCCCTGTCGACGGTGATGGTGCTGAGCGCCCTGGTGCTGCTGAGCTGGCGAGGCCTGGCCCTTGGCCAGGACTTTACCGGCGGTATGGTGCAAGACATTACCCTGAGCCAGCCAATCAAGGCCGAGCAACTCACCCAAGTGCTCACCCCCATCCTTAAAGAGCGGCCACAGGTGGTGAAAAACGGCGACGGCTGGCGAATAAGCTACCAACAGGACCCCAGCCCCGATTTCGCCCTGGCCAAGGTGCTGTCGGCCAAGCTCGGCAGCCCCGTAACCTTGGTCAACTCCAGCTTTGTGGGCTCGCAGGTGGGCAGCGGCCAGGTGGCCCAGTCGGCACTGGCGGTGGCCATGGCCGCTCTTGGCATCCTTGCCTATCTGGCGGTGCGTTTTGAATGGCGCCTGGCAACAGGGGCCATCCTGGCACTGCTGCACGACGTGGTGTTGGTGCTGGGGGTCTTCTCGCTGTTTGGCTTCGAGTTCGACCTTACCGTCCTGGCGGCGCTGCTGGCAGTGATGGGGTATTCGGTGAACGATTCGATTGTGGTGGCCGACCGCCTGCGAGAGACCCTGGGTAAGCGCCATAAAACGCCGATGCCCGAGTTGGTGGACAACGCCATCCGCTCCACTTTTTCCCGCACCCTGGTTACCTCCGGCACCACCCTTTTTACGGTGGGCGCCATCTTGCTGCTGGGGGGCGAGCCGCTGTTTGGGTTTGCCCTGACCCTTTTTGTGGGAATAGTAGTGGGTACCTGGTCGTCTATCTTTGTAGCCGCCACCCTGGGCGAATTGTTTGGCTTAAAACCCGAGCACTACCTTAAAAAACCCCGGGAGCCCAAAGAAGGCGAACACCTACCGGCAGCGCATTTTCAGTAG
- the btsR gene encoding two-component system response regulator BtsR, with amino-acid sequence MIRALLVDDEPLARDELAALLEEAGGVKVVGEAGNGKDGLLKARELAPDVIFLDVDMPGLSGVEVSSLLPEPRPALVFVTAHQQYALDAFNEAAVDYLLKPVDPARLAKTLKRLEGLTSGEDETTPLERLACYQGNTVRLVAPKDIDCAYVDLTGTQVVSQGEQLHCQLPLKTLEARLPLLRVHRQYLVNPDAIKGIAIKESGAEIETHFGTKVPVSRRYLKLLKEKYLLPI; translated from the coding sequence ATGATCCGGGCGTTGTTAGTCGATGATGAGCCTTTGGCACGGGATGAGCTGGCAGCCCTTTTGGAAGAAGCCGGTGGGGTGAAGGTGGTGGGCGAAGCCGGTAACGGCAAAGATGGCCTGCTCAAAGCCCGCGAGCTGGCCCCGGATGTGATTTTCCTGGACGTCGACATGCCGGGGCTATCTGGCGTGGAAGTGAGCAGCCTGCTGCCCGAGCCTCGCCCGGCCCTGGTGTTTGTGACCGCCCATCAGCAATACGCCCTGGACGCCTTTAACGAGGCGGCGGTGGATTACCTGCTAAAGCCGGTTGACCCGGCACGCCTTGCCAAGACCTTAAAGCGCCTGGAGGGGCTGACCTCCGGCGAAGACGAAACCACTCCCCTTGAGCGCCTGGCCTGCTACCAGGGCAACACGGTGCGGCTGGTGGCCCCTAAGGACATCGATTGCGCCTATGTGGATCTCACCGGTACCCAGGTGGTTTCTCAAGGCGAACAACTGCACTGCCAGCTGCCTCTTAAAACCTTAGAAGCGCGGCTGCCGCTGCTGCGGGTACACCGCCAGTATCTGGTCAATCCCGATGCCATCAAGGGCATTGCCATCAAGGAAAGTGGCGCCGAGATAGAAACCCACTTTGGCACCAAGGTGCCGGTGTCGCGCCGTTATCTCAAGCTCCTCAAAGAGAAATACCTGCTGCCCATCTAG